The following coding sequences are from one Phycisphaeraceae bacterium window:
- a CDS encoding polymer-forming cytoskeletal protein, whose translation MAKAPATRVVTCYHCRAVVELSAQARSATCPKCHKGLVLDDVVVEGYRAVRKIQTCGRVVVEKKGRFVGQSVEAIGGVEIQGTVEANIICGGRVHMGPKSHLKGDLTAGSLAVELGATIAGAVVKVPEEREKAAAS comes from the coding sequence ATGGCCAAAGCACCCGCGACACGAGTTGTGACCTGCTACCACTGCCGGGCTGTCGTCGAACTCTCGGCGCAGGCTCGCAGCGCGACGTGCCCCAAGTGCCACAAGGGGCTCGTGCTCGACGACGTGGTCGTCGAGGGGTACCGCGCGGTCCGCAAGATCCAGACCTGCGGGCGCGTCGTCGTCGAGAAGAAGGGCCGCTTCGTCGGCCAGAGTGTCGAGGCGATCGGCGGCGTGGAGATCCAGGGGACCGTCGAGGCCAACATCATCTGCGGCGGGCGCGTCCACATGGGCCCCAAGTCCCACCTCAAGGGCGACCTCACCGCCGGCTCGCTCGCCGTAGAACTCGGCGCGACCATCGCCGGCGCGGTCGTGAAGGTGCCCGAGGAACGGGAGAAGGCGGCCGCGTCATGA
- a CDS encoding nitroreductase, producing MNEQVLSLLRSRRSSALRTLSAPGPSDAEIDSLLALSARVPDHGKLVPWRFIVIAGEGRRRLEGVIADAFAAGQSAGGDKGPPREGNWLGPAPLTIAVISSPREHPKIPEWEQTLSAGAVCMSMLVAAKAMGYGAVWLTEWYAYDRRVLAALGLAPHERLAGFMHLGTEPSPREDRPRPVMADIVTHFTG from the coding sequence ATGAACGAGCAGGTGCTCTCGCTCCTGAGATCCCGCCGGTCCTCGGCGCTGCGCACGCTGTCGGCGCCGGGGCCCTCCGATGCCGAGATCGACTCGCTGCTGGCCCTCTCGGCGCGGGTGCCGGATCACGGCAAGCTCGTCCCGTGGCGGTTCATCGTCATCGCCGGCGAGGGCCGGCGGCGCCTCGAGGGCGTCATCGCCGACGCCTTCGCGGCGGGACAATCGGCGGGGGGCGACAAGGGGCCGCCACGCGAGGGCAACTGGCTCGGCCCTGCCCCGTTGACCATCGCGGTCATCTCCTCGCCGCGGGAGCACCCGAAGATCCCAGAGTGGGAGCAGACCCTCTCGGCCGGCGCGGTGTGCATGTCCATGCTCGTCGCCGCCAAGGCGATGGGGTACGGGGCCGTGTGGCTGACCGAGTGGTACGCGTACGACCGGCGCGTGCTGGCGGCACTCGGCCTCGCGCCGCACGAGCGTCTCGCCGGGTTCATGCACCTGGGGACCGAGCCCTCGCCGCGAGAGGACCGCCCGCGCCCGGTGATGGCCGACATCGTGACCCACTTCACCGGCTGA
- a CDS encoding 6-phosphofructokinase codes for MKAIRRIAVLTAGGDCPGLNAVIRVVTMGALHAGVEVLGVHDGYLGLIEGRTSPLVASDVRDILNAGGTILGACNKSDPRRFAVRRDADGKPVFENVLDRCLDLLGRERIDALLVIGGDGSMTVAQSFVEAGVNCIGIPKTIDNDLVGTDVTFGFLTAVATAAEAIDRVQTTAASHHRVLVVEVMGRHAGFLALHAGIASSSHAILIPEIEVSMDKVAALVQERARTGTRHTVIAISEGARPKGGEQVVHRVDPSSPDPIRLGGIAKVVSDELERRTGVESRHVVLGHVQRGGSPIPADRVLATQFGFHAIRLLRAGARNRLVGLKGLELVDVDIREAAGKQRKVPLDSPLVEAARALGVSFGD; via the coding sequence ATGAAGGCCATCCGACGTATCGCTGTCCTCACCGCCGGTGGTGATTGCCCCGGCCTCAACGCCGTCATCCGCGTCGTCACGATGGGGGCGCTTCACGCGGGCGTCGAAGTCCTGGGGGTGCACGACGGCTACCTGGGCCTGATCGAGGGGCGGACCTCGCCCCTGGTCGCTTCCGACGTGCGGGACATCCTCAATGCCGGCGGCACGATCTTGGGCGCGTGCAACAAGTCCGACCCGCGCCGGTTCGCCGTGCGGCGCGATGCGGACGGCAAGCCGGTCTTTGAGAACGTCCTGGACCGGTGCCTCGACCTGCTCGGCAGGGAGAGGATCGACGCCCTGCTGGTGATCGGCGGCGACGGGTCGATGACTGTCGCCCAGTCGTTCGTGGAGGCGGGGGTCAACTGCATCGGCATCCCCAAGACCATCGACAACGACCTGGTCGGCACCGACGTGACCTTCGGCTTCCTCACGGCGGTCGCCACCGCGGCGGAGGCGATCGACCGCGTCCAGACCACCGCGGCGAGCCACCACCGTGTCCTGGTCGTCGAGGTCATGGGCCGGCACGCCGGCTTCCTGGCGCTGCATGCCGGGATCGCGAGCAGTTCGCACGCGATCCTGATCCCGGAGATCGAGGTCTCGATGGATAAGGTCGCCGCGCTGGTGCAGGAGCGGGCCCGCACGGGCACGCGTCACACTGTGATCGCGATCTCCGAAGGAGCCCGGCCCAAGGGCGGGGAGCAGGTCGTGCACCGCGTGGACCCGTCGTCGCCCGATCCGATCCGCCTGGGCGGGATCGCCAAGGTCGTCTCCGACGAACTGGAGCGGCGCACAGGGGTGGAGTCGCGGCACGTCGTCCTCGGGCACGTCCAGCGGGGCGGTTCGCCGATCCCGGCCGACCGGGTGCTGGCGACGCAGTTCGGCTTCCACGCGATCCGTCTGTTGCGGGCGGGTGCGCGGAACCGTCTCGTCGGGCTCAAGGGGCTCGAACTGGTGGACGTCGACATCCGCGAGGCCGCGGGGAAGCAGCGCAAGGTGCCGCTCGACAGCCCGCTGGTGGAGGCCGCGCGGGCGCTGGGTGTGTCGTTCGGGGATTGA
- a CDS encoding 6-phosphofructokinase translates to MRGTRTVKRARAAEAGNAIIGQSGGPTAVINQSLAGLVESLRKHKHIRKVYGMRHGVNGLVKDDVIDLTKLPLTHLNKIAVTPSAALGSSRDKPDRDYCNAILNACTKFRIRYFFYIGGNDSSDTCRIVNELAREAGYEMTCYHVPKTVDNDLMMNDHTPGFPSAARFQALAFMADSLDNASLPGVKINIVMGRHAGFLTAAAALARGEGKGADRNGPHLVYLPEVPLNRDSFLTDVERVYARLGRCQVAVSEGITDARGQPMISQLMENLDRDSHGNIQLSGVGALGDALADLVRRNVKLPSGKALRVRADTFGYLQRCWPDPSPIDSREARDAAKFAVSCAMRGEPSGSIAIVRLKNKPYKAGYKRVELTDVAAKTRHMPKEFIEGSNNVTRAFLNYAKPLVGPLPVMTRL, encoded by the coding sequence ATGAGAGGTACTCGCACCGTGAAGAGGGCCCGTGCGGCCGAGGCGGGCAACGCGATCATCGGACAGTCCGGCGGCCCGACGGCGGTGATCAACCAGTCGCTCGCCGGGCTCGTCGAATCGCTGCGCAAGCACAAGCACATCCGCAAGGTCTACGGGATGCGCCACGGCGTCAACGGCCTGGTCAAGGACGACGTGATCGACCTGACCAAGCTCCCGCTCACGCACCTGAACAAGATCGCCGTCACCCCCTCCGCCGCGCTCGGCTCGTCGCGCGACAAGCCCGACCGGGACTACTGCAACGCGATCCTCAACGCCTGCACCAAGTTCCGCATCCGCTACTTCTTCTACATCGGCGGCAACGACTCGTCGGACACCTGCCGCATCGTCAACGAGCTGGCCCGCGAGGCCGGCTACGAGATGACCTGCTACCACGTCCCCAAGACCGTCGACAACGACCTGATGATGAACGACCACACGCCCGGCTTCCCCTCCGCCGCGAGGTTCCAGGCGCTGGCGTTCATGGCCGACAGCCTCGACAACGCGAGCCTGCCGGGCGTCAAGATCAACATCGTCATGGGCCGGCACGCCGGATTCCTCACCGCCGCCGCCGCGCTGGCCCGCGGCGAGGGGAAGGGCGCGGACCGCAACGGCCCGCACCTGGTCTACCTCCCCGAGGTGCCCCTTAACCGCGACTCGTTCCTCACCGACGTCGAGCGCGTCTACGCCCGTCTGGGCCGCTGCCAGGTCGCCGTCTCCGAGGGGATCACCGACGCCCGCGGCCAGCCGATGATCTCCCAGCTGATGGAGAACCTCGACCGCGACTCGCACGGGAATATCCAGCTCTCGGGCGTCGGCGCCCTCGGCGATGCCCTGGCCGACCTCGTGCGCCGGAACGTCAAGCTCCCCAGCGGGAAGGCCCTGCGCGTGCGTGCCGACACCTTCGGCTACCTCCAGCGCTGCTGGCCCGACCCCTCGCCGATCGACTCCCGGGAGGCGCGCGACGCCGCCAAGTTCGCCGTCTCGTGCGCGATGCGGGGCGAGCCAAGCGGGTCGATCGCCATCGTCCGGCTGAAGAACAAGCCGTACAAGGCGGGGTACAAACGCGTCGAGCTCACCGATGTCGCGGCCAAGACCCGCCACATGCCCAAGGAGTTCATCGAGGGCTCCAACAACGTGACCAGGGCGTTCCTGAACTACGCCAAGCCGCTCGTAGGGCCGCTGCCGGTGATGACCCGGCTGTAG
- a CDS encoding DUF1579 domain-containing protein translates to MNRVLSRISTSCLALTVIAGASASLLAQQPDKKTANPASPTHAGQPAKEGADAHQQMMDAWMKLSQPGPEHKRIAQLAGSWDAEVKMFEPGSTQPAVSRGTMVNTLVQGDRYLHHEYSGEFMGQPFTGAGNFGFNNATKKYEGTWFDSMSTGIMYSTGTYNDATKTYTLTGEFSGPGPDGTIVTFTQRETLQVVSPDKHVMTMYHGGPGMPESKAMEITYTRSAGDKGATPASTGGVRKSIENNLPKH, encoded by the coding sequence ATGAACCGAGTCCTTTCCCGAATCAGCACGTCGTGCCTTGCTCTAACCGTGATCGCCGGAGCTTCGGCGAGCCTGCTCGCGCAGCAGCCGGACAAGAAGACGGCCAACCCGGCCTCGCCGACCCACGCCGGTCAGCCGGCCAAAGAGGGGGCCGATGCGCACCAGCAGATGATGGATGCGTGGATGAAGCTCTCCCAGCCTGGCCCGGAGCACAAGCGCATTGCCCAGCTTGCCGGCTCGTGGGACGCCGAGGTCAAGATGTTCGAGCCCGGCAGCACCCAGCCCGCCGTCTCGCGCGGCACGATGGTGAACACCCTCGTCCAGGGCGACCGCTACCTGCACCACGAGTACAGCGGCGAGTTCATGGGCCAGCCCTTCACGGGCGCCGGTAACTTCGGCTTCAACAACGCCACCAAGAAGTACGAGGGAACGTGGTTCGACAGCATGAGCACCGGCATCATGTACAGCACGGGCACGTACAACGACGCGACCAAGACGTACACGTTGACCGGTGAGTTCAGCGGCCCCGGGCCCGACGGCACGATCGTGACCTTCACCCAGCGAGAGACGCTTCAGGTGGTCTCTCCCGACAAGCACGTGATGACGATGTACCACGGCGGCCCTGGGATGCCCGAGTCCAAGGCGATGGAGATCACCTACACCCGCTCCGCCGGAGACAAGGGCGCGACCCCCGCATCCACCGGCGGCGTCCGCAAATCGATCGAGAACAACCTGCCCAAGCACTGA
- a CDS encoding DUF1579 family protein, with protein MARWRSVPVLMSAVWLASAICLAQEKPAGEPPGKGEKASPDAASAEREVRAAAVREAGLPGEMQKKFEVLAGEWDASVKFNIPGTNAPVESSGRMTNVMEMDGRYLRTTYRGKTGSQVFEGSGIWAYNNLEKKYESVWIDSESTGILWLSGTVSEDGRTFTLTGEAIDPATRQKTRHKWIVTSISDDAYTMGFYSARGEEQETKTMSISFTRVKDDQPAAEGHAGKAGSAGSPTGGKKPIESDAAGKPRN; from the coding sequence ATGGCCAGATGGCGCAGCGTGCCGGTGCTGATGTCCGCGGTGTGGCTCGCATCGGCGATCTGCTTGGCCCAGGAGAAGCCGGCGGGCGAACCGCCGGGCAAGGGGGAGAAGGCTTCGCCCGACGCCGCGAGCGCGGAGCGGGAGGTGAGGGCCGCGGCGGTCCGCGAGGCCGGCCTGCCGGGGGAGATGCAGAAGAAGTTCGAGGTGCTGGCTGGGGAGTGGGACGCCTCGGTGAAGTTCAACATCCCCGGAACCAATGCGCCGGTCGAATCGAGCGGCCGCATGACAAATGTCATGGAGATGGACGGCCGCTACCTCCGCACGACCTACCGCGGGAAGACGGGCAGTCAGGTGTTCGAGGGTTCGGGGATCTGGGCGTACAACAACCTGGAGAAGAAGTACGAGTCGGTGTGGATCGACTCGGAGAGCACCGGCATCCTGTGGCTGAGCGGAACGGTTTCGGAAGACGGTCGCACGTTCACGCTCACGGGCGAGGCGATCGACCCCGCCACCCGCCAGAAGACCAGGCACAAGTGGATTGTCACATCTATCAGCGATGATGCGTACACGATGGGCTTCTACTCCGCGCGCGGCGAGGAGCAGGAGACCAAGACGATGAGCATCAGTTTCACCCGCGTGAAAGACGACCAGCCGGCGGCTGAGGGGCACGCCGGCAAGGCGGGCTCTGCGGGGAGCCCGACGGGCGGCAAGAAGCCGATCGAGTCCGACGCAGCAGGCAAACCCAGGAACTGA
- the ribB gene encoding 3,4-dihydroxy-2-butanone-4-phosphate synthase: MPFSPIPDILADLRAGKMIVLTDDERRENEGDLVLPAQFITPEAITFLLTVARGYLCLSLTEADCDRLDLHPQAAVNTTVRGTAFTVSIDGHPRHGFTTGVSAKERARCIRMAIDPDSRPDDFVRPGHINPLRSRDGGVLVRTGQTEGSIDLCRMAGLTPAAAIIEIMRDDGEMARLPDLEALCAKHDLKLCSVAQVIEHRLARESLVKRLAPAGGVPLRSKWGGEFTLMAFESLVDPLPHVVLAAGGVGALLDTSGLASPDDDRPTLVRVHRRHTLGDVFGDLDSSPEGPTGDTLHASMRAIQAEGRGAVVYLRPETVGDGLLQRLNSLRRTDDPGPGANDPHLTAAASNAVPPMVREIGVGSQILRNLGLRNLRLLTNHATDWPGLDAFGLRIVERVPIG, translated from the coding sequence ATGCCGTTCTCCCCGATCCCCGACATCCTCGCCGACCTCCGCGCCGGCAAGATGATCGTCCTGACCGACGATGAGCGCCGCGAGAACGAGGGTGACCTGGTCCTCCCCGCGCAGTTCATCACCCCCGAGGCGATCACCTTCCTCCTCACCGTCGCCCGGGGCTACCTCTGCCTCTCGCTCACCGAGGCCGACTGCGACCGCCTCGACCTGCACCCCCAGGCCGCGGTCAACACCACGGTGCGCGGCACGGCGTTCACCGTCTCCATCGACGGCCACCCGCGCCACGGGTTCACCACCGGCGTCTCCGCCAAGGAGCGGGCCCGCTGCATCCGCATGGCGATCGATCCCGATTCCCGCCCCGACGACTTCGTGCGGCCCGGCCACATCAACCCGCTGCGCTCGCGCGACGGCGGCGTGCTCGTCCGCACGGGCCAGACCGAGGGCTCGATCGACCTCTGCCGCATGGCAGGCCTGACGCCCGCCGCGGCGATCATCGAGATCATGCGCGACGACGGCGAGATGGCGCGGCTCCCCGACCTGGAAGCGCTGTGCGCCAAGCACGACCTGAAACTCTGCTCCGTCGCGCAGGTGATCGAGCACCGCCTCGCCCGGGAGTCGCTGGTCAAGCGGCTGGCGCCGGCCGGGGGCGTTCCGCTGCGGTCCAAGTGGGGGGGCGAGTTCACGCTCATGGCCTTCGAGTCGCTGGTCGATCCGCTCCCGCACGTGGTGCTCGCGGCGGGGGGCGTGGGGGCGCTGCTGGACACCTCGGGCCTCGCCTCGCCGGATGATGACCGGCCGACGCTGGTTCGGGTCCACCGCCGGCACACGCTGGGGGATGTCTTCGGCGACCTGGATTCCTCACCCGAGGGGCCGACCGGGGACACGCTGCATGCGTCGATGCGGGCGATCCAGGCTGAGGGCCGCGGCGCCGTGGTTTACCTGCGGCCCGAGACCGTGGGCGACGGGCTGCTGCAGCGGCTCAACTCCCTCCGCCGGACCGACGACCCAGGGCCGGGCGCGAACGATCCCCACCTGACCGCCGCCGCGTCGAACGCGGTGCCGCCGATGGTCCGCGAGATCGGTGTGGGGAGCCAGATCCTGCGGAACCTCGGCCTGCGGAATCTGCGGCTGCTCACCAACCACGCGACGGATTGGCCGGGGCTGGATGCGTTCGGGCTGCGGATCGTGGAACGCGTGCCGATTGGGTGA
- the dnaB gene encoding replicative DNA helicase gives MTTLGTGMDDRASDSRWSGGRGGRGRETVVQLGRVFDKLPPHSPEAEQALLGAMILDPRVVGDVISIVKSKEAFYSEANGEIFAALVTLYDRHQSGDLVQLNELLRDKDLLKDVGGADYLVRLAHETPAVASAPHFARIVADKHKLRRLIAAAGQIAFDAYHSGEIGVDGAREIIDTAEQRVFEIAQEEQTADPQALADLVQVEYERLEALHGKGVSGIRTHFHDLDELTSGLQQGELIIIAARPSMGKTALALNLAHQVALGGTPETAGGAGSAAKTPVGFFSLEMSKSSISQRLLSAESRVSAQKMRAGTMNPDEWQSVLRACGTLSEAPLYIDDTPGLSILMLRARARRMVALYGVKCLFVDYLQLMSSPQAARESRQVEVSAISRGIKALARELNIPVVCLSQLNRGPESREANRPRMSDLRESGSIEQDADVVMLLHREEYYHIGDPNWLADNPDKEGLAELIIAKQRNGPTDTVKMTWDNTTTRFKNHSGIRGGGGYADSGYGGDDFGMGPRGGGSGAPSYKVQVKSFAPGPKTGPIADHRDGGGPDRSHAGHGDFDDGGDLDIPI, from the coding sequence ATGACGACCTTGGGCACGGGCATGGACGACCGGGCGAGCGATTCCCGATGGAGCGGCGGCCGCGGCGGGCGGGGGCGCGAAACGGTCGTCCAGCTCGGGCGCGTCTTCGACAAACTCCCGCCGCACTCCCCGGAGGCCGAGCAGGCGCTGCTGGGGGCGATGATCCTTGACCCCAGGGTCGTCGGCGACGTGATCTCCATCGTCAAGTCCAAGGAGGCCTTCTATTCGGAGGCCAACGGCGAGATCTTCGCCGCCTTGGTCACGCTGTACGACCGACACCAGTCCGGCGATCTGGTGCAGCTCAACGAGCTGCTGCGAGACAAGGACCTGCTCAAGGACGTGGGCGGGGCAGACTACCTCGTCCGCCTGGCCCACGAGACCCCGGCGGTCGCCAGCGCCCCGCACTTTGCCCGCATCGTCGCGGACAAGCACAAGCTCCGCCGCCTGATCGCCGCGGCGGGGCAGATCGCCTTCGACGCGTACCACAGCGGGGAGATCGGCGTGGACGGGGCGAGGGAGATCATCGACACCGCCGAGCAGCGGGTGTTCGAGATCGCGCAGGAGGAGCAGACGGCCGACCCGCAGGCGCTGGCCGACCTGGTGCAGGTCGAGTACGAGCGGCTCGAGGCGCTGCACGGCAAGGGCGTCAGCGGCATCCGCACCCACTTCCACGACCTGGACGAACTGACCAGCGGGCTGCAGCAGGGGGAACTGATCATCATCGCCGCGCGGCCCTCGATGGGCAAGACTGCGCTGGCGCTCAACCTGGCGCACCAGGTCGCCCTGGGCGGCACGCCCGAGACCGCGGGTGGCGCGGGCTCGGCGGCCAAGACGCCGGTGGGGTTCTTCTCGCTGGAAATGTCCAAGAGCTCGATCTCGCAGAGGCTCCTGAGCGCCGAGTCGCGCGTCAGCGCCCAGAAGATGCGGGCGGGCACCATGAACCCGGACGAGTGGCAGAGCGTGCTCCGCGCCTGCGGCACGCTCTCCGAGGCCCCGCTGTACATCGACGACACCCCGGGCCTCTCCATCCTGATGCTCCGCGCCCGGGCCCGGCGCATGGTCGCGCTGTACGGCGTGAAGTGCCTCTTCGTCGACTACCTCCAGTTGATGAGTTCGCCCCAGGCGGCGCGAGAGAGCCGGCAGGTCGAGGTCTCGGCGATCAGCCGCGGCATCAAGGCGCTGGCCCGCGAGTTGAACATCCCGGTGGTGTGCCTCAGCCAGCTCAACCGCGGGCCCGAGAGCCGCGAGGCCAACCGGCCCCGCATGAGCGACCTGCGCGAGTCCGGCTCGATCGAGCAGGACGCCGACGTCGTCATGCTCCTGCACCGCGAGGAGTACTACCACATCGGCGACCCCAACTGGCTCGCCGACAACCCGGACAAGGAGGGCCTGGCCGAACTCATCATCGCCAAGCAGCGCAACGGCCCCACCGACACCGTCAAGATGACCTGGGACAACACCACCACACGCTTCAAGAACCACAGCGGGATCCGCGGCGGCGGCGGCTACGCCGATTCCGGGTACGGCGGCGACGACTTCGGCATGGGCCCGCGGGGCGGCGGCAGCGGAGCCCCGAGTTATAAGGTGCAGGTCAAGTCCTTCGCGCCGGGCCCCAAGACCGGCCCCATCGCCGACCACCGCGACGGCGGCGGGCCGGATCGATCCCACGCCGGTCACGGCGATTTCGACGACGGGGGTGACCTGGACATCCCGATCTGA
- the pdxH gene encoding pyridoxamine 5'-phosphate oxidase, protein MSRNADQSDAPALGQSLPEPLPPDPFPLFHAWLREAEQQRLQPNPNAMALASVDERGRPSCRIVLCKGVDPAAGSITFFTNYAGRKGRELDATRRAAACFHWDAADRQVRIEGVVARAPDAASDAYFSSRPWMSRLGAWASDQSEPIASRAALAAKVEATMRRFGIDPLAPPAADTEVAIPRPPHWGGYTLLAEQVELWVGSSARLHDRARWVRPLIARPGSGSGFIADGPWVGTRLQP, encoded by the coding sequence ATGTCCCGAAACGCCGACCAGTCCGACGCCCCGGCCCTAGGTCAGTCGCTCCCCGAGCCGCTGCCCCCGGATCCCTTTCCGCTCTTTCACGCCTGGCTCCGCGAGGCTGAGCAGCAGCGCCTCCAGCCCAACCCCAACGCCATGGCCCTCGCCAGCGTGGATGAGCGGGGGCGGCCCTCCTGCCGCATCGTCCTGTGCAAGGGCGTCGACCCTGCCGCCGGTTCGATCACGTTCTTCACCAACTACGCCGGGCGCAAGGGGAGAGAACTGGACGCGACTCGCCGCGCCGCCGCGTGCTTTCACTGGGACGCGGCCGATCGCCAGGTGCGGATCGAGGGCGTCGTCGCCCGTGCGCCCGATGCGGCGAGCGACGCCTACTTCAGCTCGCGCCCGTGGATGAGCCGCCTGGGCGCATGGGCCAGCGACCAGAGCGAGCCGATCGCCTCCAGGGCGGCCCTCGCGGCGAAGGTCGAGGCGACGATGCGACGGTTCGGCATCGACCCGCTCGCACCGCCGGCCGCCGATACCGAAGTCGCGATCCCCCGCCCGCCGCACTGGGGCGGGTACACACTCCTCGCCGAGCAGGTGGAGTTGTGGGTCGGATCGTCCGCGCGCCTTCACGACCGGGCACGCTGGGTGCGGCCGCTGATCGCCCGGCCCGGATCGGGCAGCGGATTCATCGCCGACGGCCCCTGGGTAGGGACCCGCCTGCAACCCTGA
- a CDS encoding HDOD domain-containing protein: MTAHTSDTPAGDLEEFQLRLERALDTVAVETQPRIAARILDLVQDPDSQLREFGDVIRNDAALTGRLLKLANSAYFAQRSPVSKPERALVLLGLERVKSISLGFYLCRSATSAGSRELSREVWGQSVFRACLCGAMARVVCPEVASEAFVIGLMLDCGIPLMASLTGPAYEPLFRSTDSPQSLFESERANLEFTHVDIVTALVRRWKLPPMLAKPIVWHHAQPAPIVSDGGPPPPPLPDPLTVLQRIAFYCGQVRLDAGCVPAEAIPLPEVGCRVLGLPAPDLSAAVGSAVREFGAISQMFSDVAGPLANVDAIAEAAHRQLIDAIDTRLVREFAAHTRDRPASIDVAGLEIRYEPAAQGQVRVLINSDRGEPLVVCEVDPRVTTPGSLRRSLGLDEASDLELRRLAAEIKSLAA; this comes from the coding sequence ATGACAGCACACACTTCCGACACCCCGGCCGGCGACCTCGAGGAGTTTCAGCTCCGGCTGGAGCGGGCCCTGGACACCGTGGCCGTCGAAACCCAGCCGCGGATCGCGGCCCGGATTCTCGACCTGGTACAGGACCCGGACTCGCAACTGCGCGAGTTCGGCGATGTGATCCGCAACGACGCCGCTCTGACCGGGCGGCTGCTGAAACTGGCCAACTCCGCGTACTTCGCCCAGCGATCGCCGGTCAGCAAGCCCGAGCGGGCGCTGGTGCTGCTGGGGCTTGAGCGGGTGAAGTCAATCTCGCTGGGGTTCTACCTGTGCCGCTCGGCGACGTCCGCGGGCAGCCGCGAGTTGTCGCGCGAGGTGTGGGGGCAGTCGGTCTTCCGCGCCTGCCTGTGCGGCGCGATGGCGCGCGTGGTGTGCCCCGAGGTGGCGTCGGAGGCGTTCGTCATCGGGCTGATGCTCGACTGCGGGATTCCCCTGATGGCCTCGTTGACGGGCCCGGCGTACGAACCGCTGTTCCGCTCGACGGATTCGCCGCAGTCGCTCTTCGAGTCCGAGCGGGCGAACCTGGAGTTCACCCACGTCGACATCGTGACCGCCCTGGTGCGCCGCTGGAAACTGCCTCCGATGCTCGCCAAGCCGATCGTGTGGCACCACGCGCAGCCGGCCCCAATAGTCTCCGACGGCGGCCCGCCCCCGCCACCGCTCCCCGATCCGCTCACGGTCCTGCAGCGCATCGCGTTCTACTGCGGGCAGGTCCGGCTCGACGCCGGGTGCGTGCCCGCCGAGGCGATTCCGCTGCCCGAGGTCGGTTGCCGCGTGCTCGGCCTGCCGGCGCCGGACCTCTCGGCGGCCGTGGGCTCGGCGGTGCGGGAGTTCGGCGCGATCTCCCAGATGTTCTCCGACGTCGCCGGCCCGCTGGCCAACGTCGACGCCATCGCCGAGGCGGCGCACCGGCAGCTCATCGACGCCATCGACACGCGCCTGGTCCGCGAGTTCGCGGCGCACACCCGCGACCGCCCCGCGAGCATCGACGTCGCCGGGCTGGAGATCCGCTACGAGCCCGCGGCGCAGGGGCAGGTGCGCGTGCTGATCAACTCCGACCGCGGCGAGCCGCTGGTGGTCTGCGAGGTCGACCCCCGCGTAACCACCCCCGGATCGCTCCGCCGATCGCTGGGCCTCGATGAGGCCTCGGACCTGGAACTGCGCCGGCTCGCGGCTGAGATCAAGTCGCTCGCGGCCTAG